The window CTTTTCTCAACCGTGTGAATATTCCCTtggaaatcagtttggtttcaatgCTAATGTTGATGGGATTGTTAAAGTTGCATCATCTCTGGTTTCTGAAGTAAGCTCAGTTACTAGCATTGCAAAAATGTAGCTCTTATTGTCCTTTAGTTTTTCTGTTATGCATTTTGTATTGCTTTTTGCAGGTTCCTTTGAATAATCAATCAGCCTATCTGGCTGGCTGGCTGTATTATGATTCGTCAGAAAGACTTCTGTCAAGAGGACAACTTCTCCAGGTAATCATTTTCTCTCTCATCAATTTACTTTGGTGGAAAATCTCCAGCTATTATGAAATTTGCTTGACTGTAGAGCTGCTTTATAGTTTAGCCCCTTGTAATCAGAAcaactctttgttttgttttgcaGGCCATTTCATATGGAAGAGAAGCCCTCCAATTGCGCAAGAAGCTCCTaaaaaagaagttcaaatttaatttGGGCAAGTTTGTAAGCAAGGAAAGCGAATGTTCTGGTGGGCAAGGCTTTGTTTCACTTGAAGCATGGGGACCAACAATGGCTGAAATTTGGCCAGATTGCACCAGGCCAAGCAGCATGAGAGATTCTTTCCTTACCCCATGGAATGTACTTAAATGTTACCTTGAAAGCATATTACAGGTATGACAATAGTGTGGCATGAGTTAAGTTCAGTACCAGCAAATTGATTGAAAAAGTTGGTGGAATATGTGCACCACCGCTAGCCATCTTTAACATAGTAAGATGAGTCCAACCTACTTATGAGTGATGGCTCATGTTGACACTGCTTTGGCTTTTGGCAATATCGCAATCATTTCCATAATGTAAAACATGGTCTCAAGTTGGCTACAGACTTTCTCATATTATTCATGTTTTTTCACTATGTACTCAGGTTGCTCTGATGCATGAGTTGATTGGTGATGGCGCCGAAGCAGAAGTTCTATTACGGACAGGAAAGGAGATATCATGTTTCCAAGGATTGCCAATTTTTGCTGTTGTTTTTACATCAGCGTTAGGTACATACATCTAGCGATGATCTGTCTGTTGGTTTATTGTTTTTATTCATCTGTGTTGGTTTTTATTCATTTATCCCTTCTTTCTCATCTTTTAGGTCAACTATACTGCAAGAGACAGCTGTGGGATGCTGCAGAGGGTGAGCTTAAACATGCTAGGGATCTCCTTAAAGAAAATTGTGAATTCATTTCATGTGAGACATGCAGGTTGACTCAAGAGATATCAGTTGATGTGCAAGCTGGGGATCTGTTTTGGAATCAATTTGACAAAGATTTGCAAAAACATTCAACATGCAATTTGTCTCGTGCTTTAGGCATGTACCGATCTGCCATGGAGAAATTGAATGACACCAGTTTGGAATTTTCTGCTGGGTCCTGTTGTAAACTTAATACTAGTTGCATTTTGGGCAACAAAGACTGTATTGCAGAAACCAAGCGTGGAGCTTGTAATCGTGGGAAAAAACCCTTAGCAGCCAAGGATGGAGTGTTACCTCCATGTACTCCTTGTTTGTTGTTCAGTCAAGCACCTATTGACCAGTACAATGAACTTGTGGGATTAAAATCTGAAAGGAAAAACTTGAAGAATGCCGAAAGTGCCCCACCATTGGATGTTAACGTTAAGACATCCAAAACTTCATCACGTTTAGCCAAAGAACAGAATGCGGCAGCTCATTCAAAGACTAGAACCACCCGATCCAGCAAGCGAACTGCACATGTGAAAAGTGAAAAAGATCTAGCTGAACTGAATAGTGAGAATGACATATCTGGGAGCGACAAATTGTCCACAGATGCTTTAGTCTGTGGGAAGCTAAGCTGCTCCCTTGATGGTGTTTACTGCAGCAGAGATGACATATGCAATATGTTTGGGTGTTGGAATTGCCTTTTTGTTGATTCACTCAATTCTGAGTCCATTGAGAATATATTGCAGTTCAGAAAAGACTGCATCCGCCGACGCCATCTTGTGTCTCTTCTGTTAAAAACAGGTACTATTTTTATCCATGTTCTGTCATGTGCCAAACCAATCTGTGATATACTTCAGTTATGAGACACGCAATTGAAGGTTTCACATACCTAAGGAATCTCATTGGTTGGTAACTTGGTGCTTCATTATGTCAAAACTGACCGGCCACAACAATGCCTGTGAAACAAACAGTAGCCTAAGTTTCTTACGCAAGTTGTACAAGTAGACACTCCCTGAAAGCTCTCACATCACAAATATAGCGCTCCACATTTCTACATGCGATACTTGGAAATGTATGGATCTGTTAGCTTAAGTAGTTTGATCAAATTTGATTTCTTGCTTCTGTAGTTGGGCTACTTGTTGATCATTACTTATTAGTTAAGTTCCTTAATTCTTTCATATTATTCAGTCCTGATGTGCTGCCTTTGCAGCAAGAGCCTTGGGAGCTCAGGGTGGAAAGCATGGAGCTCATGAAGTTCATAGTATCTACTGGCAGTGTATATCATTGTTGTATTTCAGATCTCTTCCTCAAGGTTGTTATAGAACCTATGAGCCTCATTTAATTGGACTAATCATGAATGAAAATACTGGTGATTTTCTTTCTTTAGAGCGTGCGGAAATACTATGTAGTATGAGTTTCTTTTTGCTGAAGGGTTTCCTTTCAGAACAGTCAAGGTTTGTCTAAATCAATTCCCTATTATGCATCAGTCACATGCATAACATTCTGACCGTAGCAGTTCACGACCCTTGCTAAACTGTCATCATCACTATCTGCAGGGATAGTTGCTGCAGCTTCTCTAGTGTACAAACGGCTGATATCGTTTCTTGGTTGCTGAAAGCTTTTGTGTTATCTGGAGAGAGTCCTTCACTTCTTCAGGAGGTCTGTGATATTCTCAAGTCATTCGCTCTCGTAATTTTAAATGCTTAGTTCGTAtatctttctacctctttttgtgagTGTCTGCTCAAGTCAGGCTATTTTTTCCTTTTGTCGTCAATTATACACTTACTCCTGTCTTTACATCCAACTCCCCTATTGCAGGTTTGCAGGCTACTCACATGCATATTCTTACTCTCAACGATAGATTCCACGGTTCAATTACCTTTGTATTCCAAGGGATCTCTCTCTTTGAATCATTGGGCTGCTTACTTTCATCAAGCTTCTGTTGGAACTCATCTCAATTGCCATTACCTTGCAAGCTTACAGGCATTGCCCAGAAGAACAGATTCGAAGGTTTGTACCACTCCGAAGTTCACAACCAGATTAACACATACTGGCGTACTTCATTTGTTGTAATAATTTCCCCTTCATGTTTTCAGGGTCTTGTTGGAGATTTCGCAAACAAGATAGATGAGGTCCCAAAGTTTCTAAGGTTTAAAATTTTAAATAGTTAACTTGCTGATTTATTGTTTCATATGGTGTATGTACATGTATAATTAAACTACAATTTCGGTATCAGGTTTTCATCGGCAGACATGGAACATCTCGAAAAGCATGTATCAGAATTCTTCAATCAACTTCCTGATGTACCAATTGTGTGCATTAGTATGCTTGGAGGTGATTTTGTGAATGTTCTTGGGGAAGCACTTCTTCTCCCTTCCCTGTTTCCTGCTTGGATGTTGCTCTCAAGGTTTGATTCAACAAACAAGCCTACCACAATGCTTCTACCAGTGGATTCTATTTCAAAAGGTGTGTAGATTGCCTGTTGTGTTGCATAGTCTTATAAGTTAATATTGGGTCTCTTGCACTTTTTATTCACATGCTTATTGTTTGACAGAAGCACATAATGAAGACTCTTCTATCAAAGAACTGGATAATCCAACTAGAGCTTCAGATAAGAATTGGAAGTGCCCTTGGAGCTGCACTATTATAGATTATGTGGCTCCAACTTTCAGAAAGCTACTTGAGGATAACTTTAGATCCCTCTCTGGTGCAACTGATATTCCAAAGGATGGACAAGCAAATGCAGTAAGGTGGTGGTCGGATAGAATGAAGCTCAACAACGACCTTAATGAGATACTGGAGTaagatttcttatgtatgctacgCGTGCAACTGTAAATATTTTAAGACGGTCTCTAGATATCTTGCTCCGTACATTATTGAAGATTTgcgttttcattataggattatgtTTTAAAAATCAATATTCCTTTGTTCTGATGTCTTTGTTTGCCGTTTTGAACAGAAACATGGAAAAATTGTGGCTAGGACCCTGGAAATATCTTCTGCTGGGGCACCAATCAGCTGACCAACACAGTGAGGCAGTGCTGGAAAATCTAATCACTGGTCTAGAATCAGAATTCAAACTTGAAGCAAATCCGGCGCTCATCAAGGTCATCCTTGGTGGGGTTGCATCAGTGGATGAACTGAAAGAATGTGTTTCTCAGCTTGTATCATATAAAGCTTACTTTGGCAGGGGAGGGTGTTGTGGAAGAGATAGACTTAGAGCCTTCTCTTGCCAGATTGATGCTGAAGCTCTGGTGTCCCTTGAGCATTTATGCAATGGTGTAGTGAATGAGCTGGCCGAGCCAGTTGAGAGAACTCCAGTGATTTTAGTTCTGGATACTGATGTGCAGGTGAGCATTATGATATCCTTATTATTGGTTATCTCTTCTGTTATTAAAAAGGTCTTTTTGACTCTGTTATAAGTTTTGACGGATGTTCCACCTTACTGATTAGCCACTGGAAGGGATAAATTAAATAAAAGCTGTGTCATCATTTGCATCTACCTTGATGTGATCTAATGTAATTCATTTTTGCGGTAAATAATTAAACAATGGATGAAACAACACTGTAAGGATCTTTCATGGTAAATTTTAGTGTAGCAATATTCTTTAACCTCGAAAGGAAATGTTGTACTGCTAGCTTTCTCGTATTCTTTGTCTAGCAATATTGCCAATAGAAGCTTTTTTCGATCCCCATCATATATCTTCTTTAACCTCTTCTTAAAAATGATTGAGTGCAGATGCTTCCTTGGGAGAACTTGCCTGTGTTAAGGAATCAGGAAATGTACCGCATGCCGTCAGTGAGAAGCATCTTTCTAGCATTGACTAGAAGCACTAATCATCAGAAAGATGCCAGTGTCATAGACCCTCCTTTTCCTGTTATTGACCCTTTCAATGCATTCTATCTGTTGAATCCTGGTGGTGATTTGATCAGCACACAAGAGGAATTTGATCAGTTGTTTAGAAACTACGAGTGGAAGGTAACGATGATCTGTTAATTACTTAGAGATGATGAGAAAATGTGCTGCTTGTTTAAACAACCTTCTCAATGGTGAATATTGCAAAAGAAGAATCCTACACCTGTGTTGTATAAACAATGTAGTCTGGCTTGCGGAAGTGGAACCTTTAGTGTTTTCTTTAAACTCTAGAAATGGTAAATATAAATAGTTGGAAATCTGGTTTCCTGGTAGCTTTTGGTGCAGACTCTACATTTGAGTGTATTGTTAGTTTCAGTAGTCAGGCATGCATCAAGTTTAGCATACTATATATAGATGATGCAACCTGCTGAAACGCTTTGACGTCTGTCACAAGGAAATAAGCCATGTATCCAAGAATGATGCAAGCTAGTTAAAGTATAAATTTGGATTTTTCTTAAAGCAATCACCAGCATATAATTGTGATGCATTGATGCCATGCAGGGAAATGCTGGGGATGCTCCAACAGCTGAAGAGCTTGTCTTGGCCCTGAGGAATCATGATCTTTTTCTCTACTTTGGACATGGAAGTGGTATGCACTATGGTCTATGGATATAAATATTGGTAGTTAAGTCATTTTGCTGGCTTGTATAATGTGCTTGTGTCGGAGTCATTTGAACTTCCACGGCTTCAACCTTCAACCTTTGAAGCCATCAAAGTGTAGCGCATTACCATAATACCCACACTATAGGATGCAAGCTAAAAAACAGTGTCTGGTTCTTCTATGGGCATAGCTACCCGTGTTAAGTTATTTTGTACAAAATGCTCACCAAGCTTCTATTGAAAGCTTCCACAGGAACTTTAACTAGTACTccaaaagcttgtccctcaaatggatgtatctagcaccaagttagtgctagatacatccatttgaggaacaagcttgggacaagttttttcggacggagggagtagatgacacATACTTTTATAGAACTTATTACTTGTATAGTAGTATAGTGGCAGATGTATCAGTAGGAACTATTGCTTCTGATGCTAGTGCTAACAAATGCCTTCAAGTCTGATGGTTTGATGACCACTTGTGCTATTATTGTTGAGGAATATGAACTCCAAGCACTTTGTACCGTTCAGTATTCAGATACTTTTTATAAACTGGGTACTGCTCAGGTATCTGTTGTACTAACAGAGTGTTCTAACTAGTCTGAGAAAATGTTGCAGGAAGCCAGTATGTCTCTGGAAAGGAAATCGAGAAGTTAGATAATTGTGCAGCTGCTCTCCTCATGGGTTGCAGTAGTGGGACACTTCATTGCAAAGGAGCGTATGCTCCTCAAGGGGCCCCTTTGTCTTATTTATTTGCTGGTTCTCCGTCCGTCATTGCAAATCTCTGGGACGTCTCGGATAAAGATATAGATCGATTTAGTAAAGCACTGCTCAATTCATGGCTGCAAGAAAATGTCACGGCTGCCAAGAATTGCTCTAAGTGTTGCCCTCTGACCCAAGAATTTGAGTCCATGACCATCGCCGCGAAGGACAATGTTAGGTCAAGACGAAAAGGCTCACAAGCTAGGAAGCAACAACAGACAGTAGAGATGGGCGGCAGTAGTAGTTGCTGTAACTGCGGGCACAGGCGAATAGcttcacatataagtgaagctaggCGTGCTTGCAGGCTTCCTCTTATGATCGGTGCATCTCCTGTTTGTTATGGTGTGCCTACTATCATCAGGAAGAAGTAATGGACATGCAGTATTCTAATGGGAGATCATCGTGGACTGCATGCTGTAGTTCTGGGCTTTGAGCCACTGATGCAAACCGAGGGAAGTGCCATGATAGGCTATGCTGTTGTTTGTACTTAGCAGCAGATGCAGAGCTAACAAGATAATGCTGATTGGCTGTTTTTTACCCGGGGACCAGCCCGAAATTTCATCGATTCTGACGAGATTCAGTGCTGTGCCAACACAGGGTATATACGAGTAAAATTATGCTCCGGGAAATCAGTAGCATGTAGAGCAAATGAACCTTGATATGTTGTTAATTTGTTATACATGTGCTTCCAAATGTAATTTTGAGCACATATGTAATCTTATGTTCTGGAAATCAGTAGCATGTAGAGCAACTGAACCAGCCCCAAGGCAACTGCTAACTGTTGTTTGTATTATTTTGTACACTACAGATCTGATTCTTTCTGTTACATTATAATATAGCTGGTTTAATTGTATGTTCTCGTACCGTTGTAGTAGCTTCCATAATATAGCTGGCAAAGTTTTTCTCCTTCAAAAGTCAAGCTTcataaactttgaccaaatttaaaTCAGCTACATCATGATTCATGACTCATGAGACATGTTTTTTTACATGGATTTTGCTACAAATTGATGTCAGTTTTTCTTAGCAAGCATGACAAATCCTTGCCATGTTCAGTTTTTTTGCCAGGAATTGCCTTG is drawn from Triticum dicoccoides isolate Atlit2015 ecotype Zavitan chromosome 6B, WEW_v2.0, whole genome shotgun sequence and contains these coding sequences:
- the LOC119322508 gene encoding separase-like isoform X4; the protein is MLVLQNYFMDKISPPIASVLHLYATGLHFSRQQMESEDQPSMSVDFLKNEKNLQTLNNALGTLERIFFATDGKSSKHDNLGKYSSTLTDARHPNKKDSYSCSQSREHINFLAYLDSLEFVCKILLQPANAVWESFFKEKTVPTSGKMTCVLMALNQFIDSSLFAYSSYTKMSDEEKERLNKTLLRALVSAIKISFVTKEAIQKSLYSINCAISSTWIKLEDFKYLIPSIGNIGVTLYNIGHFEEAPKALELCCQATWAQIRLSYCRLSTRTEGHIIIEDLPKDTLKDIITDAFARIDKMVNTLHRCGSKVIRDIVVKSLSELLAHGDTSDYHKSYSVLIESWVKITLKDFANDQNMDSAPLLYHSLMGYPSPLPKKLIGSILEQELLKYGEMESRATMLCGNMQIRIIDILLNELYCSKEYYLDRSKVLVRKAHALRSSGVQNISRCLESLSEAISLLRSILLDSSRGNAIVMHELAIAYCLHAHCAQEANRGGKVIFDDARSAVGLWSKMGTSQHSSPGVIFQQPSETLVPLLCSLVDLLAMKGHFELQFELCKLIIMMWKQENLPIEKLLSMLFINRRLNHACCHLPVDQNFFSYVAEHLGVDCRNTLFWRNCFKGDYPSLSMFLQQLWPVEFFSQPCEYSLGNQFGFNANVDGIVKVASSLVSEVPLNNQSAYLAGWLYYDSSERLLSRGQLLQAISYGREALQLRKKLLKKKFKFNLGKFVSKESECSGGQGFVSLEAWGPTMAEIWPDCTRPSSMRDSFLTPWNVLKCYLESILQVALMHELIGDGAEAEVLLRTGKEISCFQGLPIFAVVFTSALGQLYCKRQLWDAAEGELKHARDLLKENCEFISCETCRLTQEISVDVQAGDLFWNQFDKDLQKHSTCNLSRALGMYRSAMEKLNDTSLEFSAGSCCKLNTSCILGNKDCIAETKRGACNRGKKPLAAKDGVLPPCTPCLLFSQAPIDQYNELVGLKSERKNLKNAESAPPLDVNVKTSKTSSRLAKEQNAAAHSKTRTTRSSKRTAHVKSEKDLAELNSENDISGSDKLSTDALVCGKLSCSLDGVYCSRDDICNMFGCWNCLFVDSLNSESIENILQFRKDCIRRRHLVSLLLKTARALGAQGGKHGAHEVHSIYWQCISLLYFRSLPQGCYRTYEPHLIGLIMNENTGDFLSLERAEILCSMSFFLLKGFLSEQSRDSCCSFSSVQTADIVSWLLKAFVLSGESPSLLQEVCRLLTCIFLLSTIDSTVQLPLYSKGSLSLNHWAAYFHQASVGTHLNCHYLASLQALPRRTDSKGLVGDFANKIDEVPKFLRFSSADMEHLEKHVSEFFNQLPDVPIVCISMLGGDFVNVLGEALLLPSLFPAWMLLSRFDSTNKPTTMLLPVDSISKEAHNEDSSIKELDNPTRASDKNWKCPWSCTIIDYVAPTFRKLLEDNFRSLSGATDIPKDGQANAVRWWSDRMKLNNDLNEILENMEKLWLGPWKYLLLGHQSADQHSEAVLENLITGLESEFKLEANPALIKVILGGVASVDELKECVSQLVSYKAYFGRGGCCGRDRLRAFSCQIDAEALVSLEHLCNGVVNELAEPVERTPVILVLDTDVQMLPWENLPVLRNQEMYRMPSVRSIFLALTRSTNHQKDASVIDPPFPVIDPFNAFYLLNPGGDLISTQEEFDQLFRNYEWKGNAGDAPTAEELVLALRNHDLFLYFGHGSGSQYVSGKEIEKLDNCAAALLMGCSSGTLHCKGAYAPQGAPLSYLFAGSPSVIANLWDVSDKDIDRFSKALLNSWLQENVTAAKNCSKCCPLTQEFESMTIAAKDNVRSRRKGSQARKQQQTVEMGGSSSCCNCGHRRIASHISEARRACRLPLMIGASPVCYGVPTIIRKK